The Methylomarinum vadi genome has a window encoding:
- a CDS encoding ABC transporter substrate-binding protein, which produces MLIYLIWLVLVLFVWKPGIVYPADDSQPQTVDLQLRWHHQFQFAGYYAALEKGFYRAEGLEVRLHQARPGLNPNIS; this is translated from the coding sequence ATGCTTATATACCTAATCTGGTTGGTGTTGGTTTTATTTGTCTGGAAGCCGGGCATTGTCTATCCGGCCGACGATTCACAGCCTCAAACAGTCGATTTGCAACTGCGCTGGCATCATCAGTTTCAATTCGCCGGTTATTATGCAGCGTTAGAAAAAGGTTTCTACCGCGCGGAAGGTTTAGAGGTTAGGCTGCACCAAGCCAGACCGGGCCTTAACCCGAATATTTCATGA
- a CDS encoding Mut7-C RNAse domain-containing protein, which yields MYPHMSILYLRFYEELNDFLPLARRRTQFQYAIERKASVKDVIEALGVPHTEVELILVNGESVDFSHAVQHNDRISVYPIFESIDISPLLKVREKPLRNCRFVADSNLGRLARYLRLLGFDCLYRNDYQDAEIAEIAHGQHRIVLTRDRMLLRRKIITHGYFVRSDQPRQQVKEVLRRFDLYRLVAPHTRCTRCNGPLVAIPKAQIEERLAPLTRKHFDDFWICQNCGQIYWQGSHQDDTQRLLQEFMDSKVW from the coding sequence TTGTATCCTCATATGTCCATCCTTTATCTACGATTCTACGAAGAACTGAACGATTTTCTTCCGCTTGCGCGACGCAGGACTCAGTTTCAATATGCGATCGAACGCAAGGCATCGGTGAAAGATGTGATCGAGGCCTTGGGAGTGCCGCATACGGAAGTGGAATTGATCCTGGTCAATGGCGAGTCGGTCGATTTCTCCCATGCCGTACAACACAATGACCGCATCAGTGTTTATCCGATATTCGAAAGCATCGACATCAGCCCGTTATTGAAGGTAAGGGAAAAACCGTTACGAAATTGCCGTTTCGTAGCGGACAGTAATTTGGGGAGGTTGGCGCGATATCTGCGTTTACTGGGCTTCGATTGCTTGTATCGCAACGATTATCAGGATGCCGAAATCGCCGAAATCGCTCATGGGCAACATCGCATTGTATTGACCAGGGACCGCATGCTGCTGCGCAGAAAAATCATCACTCACGGCTATTTCGTTCGCTCCGATCAACCGCGGCAGCAAGTCAAGGAAGTGCTGCGGCGCTTCGACTTGTATCGCTTGGTTGCGCCTCATACCCGTTGTACCCGCTGTAATGGCCCATTAGTGGCGATCCCCAAGGCGCAAATCGAAGAACGGTTGGCGCCGCTGACGCGCAAGCATTTCGATGATTTTTGGATTTGCCAGAACTGTGGGCAGATTTATTGGCAGGGCAGTCACCAGGACGACACCCAGCGGTTGCTGCAAGAATTTATGGATTCAAAAGTTTGGTGA
- a CDS encoding ammonium transporter: MKALLTLPLFTLAFPAHADQLNSADTAWILTSAGLVLFMTLPGLALFYGGLVRTKNVLSVIMACFSVTSLISVIWAMLGYSLALTDSETWQPYLGGTSQILMSNMSEENLVGNLPEAVFAMYHMTFAIFAPALIVGSLVERCKFFPLLFFCALWEILVYVPTCHWLWGNGWLAELGVMDFAGGIVVHGSAGIAALVGAIILGPRKGFPQQLMMPHNLTMTAIGAGILWVGWHGFSAGSALMANGAAGMAMLSTHICASSSSLTWILLDWLRFGKPSVLGAMTGMVAGLGMIAAGAGYVSPFGALLIGVIAGTACFYSIQLIKQILKIDDALDVFPVHGVSGIFGALLTAIFADESFGGNGLMIEDGIFQQFLIQLLGIGVVLVWSAAISYVLFKLINKTVGLRTTDEDEVNGLDIAQHDQQGYNL; encoded by the coding sequence ATGAAAGCACTTCTGACTTTGCCTTTGTTTACCCTCGCCTTCCCTGCTCACGCCGACCAATTAAACTCGGCCGATACGGCTTGGATATTAACCTCGGCGGGCCTGGTGCTGTTCATGACCCTACCGGGTTTGGCCTTATTTTACGGCGGGTTAGTCCGCACCAAAAATGTATTGTCGGTCATTATGGCGTGTTTTTCCGTCACCTCCTTGATTTCGGTCATTTGGGCGATGCTCGGCTATTCCCTCGCATTAACTGACAGCGAAACTTGGCAGCCTTACCTGGGCGGCACCAGCCAAATACTCATGAGCAATATGTCCGAGGAAAATCTGGTCGGCAATCTGCCGGAAGCCGTTTTCGCGATGTATCACATGACGTTCGCCATTTTTGCCCCCGCCTTGATTGTCGGTAGCCTGGTGGAACGCTGCAAGTTCTTCCCGCTGCTGTTTTTTTGCGCCTTGTGGGAAATTCTCGTCTATGTACCGACCTGTCATTGGCTTTGGGGTAATGGCTGGCTGGCCGAACTGGGCGTGATGGATTTTGCCGGCGGCATAGTCGTCCATGGCAGCGCCGGAATCGCGGCCCTGGTGGGCGCCATCATCCTGGGGCCGCGAAAAGGCTTTCCGCAACAGTTGATGATGCCCCATAACCTGACGATGACGGCGATTGGCGCGGGTATTTTGTGGGTGGGTTGGCACGGCTTTAGCGCCGGTAGCGCCTTAATGGCCAACGGCGCCGCCGGGATGGCAATGTTATCGACGCATATTTGCGCTTCGTCGTCTTCGCTCACCTGGATTTTGCTGGACTGGCTGCGTTTCGGCAAGCCCAGCGTCCTTGGAGCCATGACCGGCATGGTGGCGGGTCTCGGCATGATCGCCGCAGGCGCCGGCTACGTTTCGCCATTCGGCGCCTTGCTGATCGGCGTTATTGCTGGCACTGCCTGCTTTTACTCCATACAGCTCATCAAACAAATTCTAAAAATAGATGATGCGCTCGACGTTTTCCCTGTCCATGGAGTCAGCGGCATTTTTGGCGCCCTGTTGACCGCGATATTCGCCGACGAATCTTTCGGCGGCAACGGCTTAATGATAGAGGACGGCATATTTCAGCAATTCCTCATCCAACTGCTCGGGATAGGCGTGGTCTTAGTCTGGAGCGCGGCAATCAGTTATGTATTATTCAAGCTAATCAACAAAACCGTCGGTTTAAGAACCACGGATGAGGATGAAGTAAACGGTTTGGATATCGCGCAACATGACCAACAAGGTTACAACCTGTAA
- a CDS encoding IS1380 family transposase, with the protein MTNCTPAQIEFPPLKRRKIEAQFSGGAITSDGGVLLLRAIDQQLGLTERIAAQIPDARAPDRVQHSVINLLRQRVYGLACGYEDLNDHDTLRNDIAFQTAVEKDQTLGSRSTLCRFEQQADRALMWRVHEELVAQFIASYETPPKSLVLDFDATDDPVHGEQDGRFFHGYYRHYCFLPLYVFCGHHCLVSYLRPSNIDGAKHSWAILALLVRRLRQAWPDVDITFRGDGGFCRHKMLSWCERHRVHYIVGLAKNKRLTRLSQPWIEQARQQFQSEQQKQRLFTDFHYKAGTWKRRRRVILKAEHMSQGSNPRYVVTNLDGDAQTLYETVYCARGDMENRIKEQQLDLFADRTSCSLWWPNQFRLLLSTLAYTLIQAIRRIALNNTELATATCATIRLKLFKIGAVIIRNTRRIRLLFSSQYPFQSLFKSVCQRLCPD; encoded by the coding sequence ATGACAAATTGTACTCCAGCTCAAATAGAATTTCCTCCCTTAAAACGCCGTAAAATCGAGGCCCAATTCAGTGGTGGAGCGATCACCAGTGATGGCGGTGTGCTGTTGTTAAGAGCGATTGACCAGCAATTAGGATTAACCGAACGGATAGCGGCGCAGATTCCTGACGCCAGAGCCCCTGACCGCGTGCAACACTCTGTGATCAACCTGCTCCGTCAACGGGTTTATGGCTTGGCGTGTGGGTATGAGGATTTGAATGATCATGACACGCTCAGAAATGATATCGCCTTTCAGACGGCGGTGGAAAAGGATCAGACATTGGGCAGCCGATCCACCTTGTGCCGGTTTGAGCAGCAGGCGGATCGCGCCTTGATGTGGCGCGTTCATGAGGAACTGGTGGCGCAGTTTATCGCTTCGTATGAGACACCGCCGAAATCGTTGGTCCTGGACTTCGACGCCACCGACGATCCGGTTCATGGCGAACAGGACGGACGTTTTTTTCATGGCTACTATCGGCACTATTGTTTCCTGCCGTTGTATGTCTTTTGCGGCCATCATTGCTTGGTCAGTTATCTACGTCCCAGCAATATTGATGGCGCCAAGCACAGCTGGGCGATTCTGGCGTTGCTGGTCAGGCGCTTGCGTCAGGCTTGGCCGGACGTTGACATCACGTTTCGCGGCGATGGCGGTTTTTGTCGCCATAAGATGCTGAGTTGGTGCGAGCGGCATCGCGTTCACTATATTGTCGGGTTGGCCAAAAATAAACGCTTAACGCGCTTAAGCCAACCCTGGATTGAACAAGCCCGGCAACAGTTCCAAAGCGAACAGCAGAAACAGCGTCTCTTTACCGATTTCCACTATAAAGCCGGCACCTGGAAACGCCGACGCCGTGTCATTCTTAAGGCCGAACACATGAGCCAAGGGAGTAATCCCCGCTATGTCGTAACCAATCTGGACGGCGATGCACAAACACTCTATGAAACCGTTTACTGTGCGCGAGGCGACATGGAAAACCGGATTAAAGAGCAACAATTGGATCTGTTTGCCGACCGCACCAGTTGCAGCCTGTGGTGGCCGAATCAGTTTCGTTTGCTGTTATCCACCTTGGCCTATACCCTGATCCAGGCGATTCGCCGAATCGCCCTCAACAACACCGAACTAGCGACAGCCACTTGCGCCACCATTCGCCTGAAATTGTTTAAAATCGGTGCCGTCATCATTCGTAACACCCGTCGTATTCGACTGCTGTTCAGCAGTCAGTATCCGTTTCAATCCCTGTTTAAATCCGTTTGTCAGCGCCTGTGCCCTGATTAG
- a CDS encoding lipase maturation factor family protein, whose amino-acid sequence MKILSNAFWNRYGRDYGLINWLFLRGLAVVYFAAFASMAVQIDGLIGANGILPLSAKLESIAQIFPEQKFWRMPTLFWFDASDAMLRWACYAGMAAAVLLLCNLSPRLALIACYVLYLSLVAAGQDFMLFQWDAFLLEIGALALFLTWGSGIVILLFRWLLARFMFMGGVVKLASGDPTWANFTALNYHYETQPLPTPVAYYAYHLPAWFHKLCVGGVFVIELIVPLFVFLPRPFRLMAFASFVLLQGCILLTGNYNFFNLLVILLCLFLLEDRDISTLLPQHLVSRIQRRQPFAGTVANTCAGLWGILVLSVCAGHIWLYHAKSPLKEPFNTLVGTTAILSLVNNYGPFAVMTTRRDEIIVQGSNDGMQWRDYQFKYKPGRPNKALGWNIPHQPRLDWQMWFAALAPPRVGSWFDRFLKKLLQGSPQVLALLAENPFPEQPPKYIRAMLYRYGYTSLQQRRLSGNIWQRRLERIYWPARKLTSMPLINE is encoded by the coding sequence ATGAAAATTCTTTCCAATGCGTTCTGGAACCGATACGGCCGAGATTACGGTCTCATCAATTGGCTGTTTTTGCGCGGACTGGCGGTCGTCTACTTTGCCGCGTTTGCCTCGATGGCGGTGCAAATTGACGGCTTGATCGGTGCAAATGGCATTTTGCCACTCTCCGCCAAGCTCGAGTCGATCGCACAAATCTTTCCCGAGCAGAAATTTTGGCGCATGCCGACCCTGTTCTGGTTCGATGCTTCCGATGCTATGCTCAGGTGGGCTTGTTATGCCGGCATGGCGGCCGCCGTCTTGTTATTGTGCAATCTTTCTCCGCGCCTGGCGTTGATCGCGTGCTATGTGCTGTATCTGTCGCTGGTGGCGGCCGGTCAGGACTTCATGCTGTTTCAATGGGATGCTTTTCTGCTTGAAATAGGGGCTTTGGCGCTGTTCCTGACGTGGGGTTCGGGGATCGTAATCCTGTTGTTTCGCTGGCTGCTGGCGCGCTTCATGTTCATGGGCGGCGTCGTCAAACTGGCCAGCGGCGACCCGACCTGGGCGAATTTCACCGCACTGAATTATCATTATGAAACGCAGCCGTTGCCGACGCCCGTCGCTTACTACGCCTATCATCTGCCGGCATGGTTCCATAAACTCTGTGTCGGTGGAGTATTTGTCATCGAACTGATCGTGCCGTTATTCGTTTTTCTGCCCAGGCCGTTTCGTTTGATGGCCTTCGCTTCATTCGTCTTGCTGCAGGGCTGCATACTTTTGACCGGTAATTATAATTTCTTCAATTTGTTGGTGATTCTGCTTTGTCTGTTTTTATTGGAAGATCGCGATATTTCGACGTTGTTGCCGCAACATCTCGTTTCCAGGATACAACGGCGCCAACCGTTTGCGGGAACTGTGGCCAACACCTGCGCCGGATTGTGGGGTATCCTGGTTTTATCGGTATGCGCGGGGCATATCTGGTTATATCATGCCAAATCGCCGCTAAAAGAACCCTTTAACACGCTGGTCGGAACGACGGCCATTTTATCCCTGGTCAACAATTACGGCCCGTTTGCCGTGATGACGACTCGCCGTGATGAAATTATCGTGCAAGGTTCGAATGATGGCATGCAATGGCGCGATTACCAATTCAAATACAAGCCAGGTCGGCCAAATAAGGCATTAGGCTGGAACATTCCCCACCAACCCCGGCTGGACTGGCAGATGTGGTTTGCCGCGTTGGCTCCGCCTCGGGTCGGCTCCTGGTTCGATCGTTTTCTGAAAAAATTACTGCAAGGATCGCCTCAGGTGTTGGCTTTGTTGGCGGAAAATCCCTTTCCGGAACAGCCGCCCAAATATATCCGGGCCATGCTGTATCGCTATGGATATACTTCGTTACAACAGCGTCGACTGAGCGGAAATATTTGGCAGCGCCGCTTGGAACGGATTTATTGGCCTGCTCGTAAACTGACGTCTATGCCTTTGATAAACGAATGA
- a CDS encoding porin, translating to MQLIRRAFLNSVLATFLPFYAFAAEDGLIEAISGHNLNQSEFLQRNSILVGGWIAAGFSYSTDNPDHRDNGPVTFNDRNGELQLNQLNFYAQKLVDMESDNIEFGGRIDLLYGTDARFTQATGLDDNLISEADYRFYDLALPQIYLEVFSPVGNGLSAKIGHFYTIIGYEVVNAPDNFFYSHAYTMQYGEPFSHTGILFNYPLNGNISINIGSVNGWDNFSEDLSNWNFIGNISWSNDDESTSLVLSMITGDIDAASNENRTLYSLVATHHFTDELHYLLQHDFGFQEQAAMSGNDAYWYGLNQYLFYDYSDTLSFGLRAEWFRDDGASRLTAGSSASYFAVSTGINWEPRNWIKIRPEIRYDWADGDTHAFDNQTRNDQLLFSMDIVLTL from the coding sequence ATGCAATTGATTCGACGAGCTTTCCTTAACTCTGTACTAGCGACATTTTTACCCTTCTATGCGTTCGCTGCGGAAGACGGTCTTATTGAAGCGATCAGTGGACACAATTTAAACCAATCGGAATTTCTACAACGCAACTCCATCCTCGTAGGCGGCTGGATTGCCGCGGGCTTCAGTTATTCCACCGACAACCCCGACCATCGCGACAATGGCCCCGTCACGTTCAATGACCGCAACGGCGAACTCCAGTTGAACCAACTCAATTTCTATGCCCAAAAACTCGTGGATATGGAGTCGGATAACATCGAATTCGGTGGCCGTATCGACCTGCTCTACGGCACCGATGCCCGTTTCACCCAGGCAACCGGGTTGGATGACAACCTGATCAGCGAAGCCGATTATCGGTTTTACGATCTGGCCCTGCCGCAAATTTATCTGGAAGTTTTTTCGCCCGTGGGAAATGGCTTAAGCGCGAAAATCGGTCATTTCTATACCATCATCGGTTACGAAGTCGTCAATGCGCCGGACAATTTCTTCTATTCCCACGCTTACACCATGCAGTATGGCGAACCCTTCAGCCATACCGGCATTTTGTTCAATTATCCATTGAACGGCAATATTTCAATTAACATAGGCTCCGTCAACGGTTGGGACAACTTTAGCGAAGATTTAAGCAATTGGAATTTTATCGGCAATATTTCGTGGTCGAACGACGACGAATCCACTTCGCTCGTTTTGTCCATGATTACCGGCGACATTGACGCTGCCTCCAACGAAAACCGGACGTTGTACAGTCTGGTCGCTACCCACCATTTCACTGACGAACTGCATTACTTGCTGCAACACGACTTCGGCTTCCAGGAACAGGCGGCGATGTCGGGCAATGACGCTTATTGGTATGGCCTGAATCAATACCTTTTTTACGACTACAGCGATACTCTTTCCTTTGGCCTGCGCGCAGAATGGTTCCGCGACGATGGCGCGAGCCGCCTCACTGCCGGCTCCTCGGCAAGCTATTTTGCCGTTTCCACCGGCATCAACTGGGAACCGCGCAACTGGATAAAAATCCGGCCGGAAATCCGTTACGACTGGGCCGACGGCGACACCCATGCTTTCGACAATCAGACCCGAAACGATCAATTGCTGTTTTCAATGGACATCGTCCTGACTCTTTGA
- a CDS encoding MOSC domain-containing protein: MMYQHDIHALTDQYPAHGELLWIGVRPAQKQAVIPVEAVMADSEQGLMGDHYSGRGKKRQVTLMQWEHLSVLESFVGKTVAPDLLRRNLLVRGVNLLALKQRCFRIGDAVFKTTGLCHPCSRMETVLGQGGYNAMRGHGGITAQVIQSGRICTGDAVIVVE; the protein is encoded by the coding sequence ATGATGTATCAGCACGATATCCACGCATTGACCGATCAATATCCGGCTCATGGAGAGTTGCTATGGATAGGGGTAAGGCCGGCGCAAAAACAAGCGGTGATTCCTGTCGAAGCAGTCATGGCCGATAGCGAACAGGGGTTGATGGGGGATCATTACTCGGGTCGTGGTAAAAAGAGGCAGGTGACATTGATGCAGTGGGAGCATTTGTCGGTACTCGAATCCTTTGTTGGAAAAACCGTCGCGCCGGATCTGTTGCGCAGGAATTTGCTGGTTCGCGGCGTCAACCTATTAGCGCTGAAGCAACGGTGTTTTCGGATAGGCGATGCCGTTTTCAAGACCACGGGACTTTGTCACCCTTGTTCCAGAATGGAGACAGTCCTCGGTCAGGGGGGGTACAATGCCATGCGCGGCCATGGAGGAATCACCGCCCAGGTCATCCAATCCGGGCGGATTTGTACAGGAGATGCCGTGATTGTCGTGGAATGA
- a CDS encoding copper-transporting P-type ATPase encodes MTESKASDVPTPPPASGYFTCPMHPEIRRSEPGNCPKCGMALESVNRTEQSSQRKYVCPMHPEIVRDAPGNCPKCGMALEPQQVSSEETENGELSDMKRRFWLCLVLTFPVFVIAMGHGLVETWLSPWFSTQDIRVLEFALATPVVLWGGWPFFQRGWQSLRHLNLNMFTLIAMGIGVAWIYSVTATFFADLFPPTVRNADGTVDVYYEAAAVITTLVLLGQVLELKARSQTSQAIKMLLQLAPKTARRVSDGKEEDIPLEQVQVGDILRIRPGEKIPVDGVVQEGHSSVDEAMITGEPIPVEKASGDKLIGATINDSGSLLMRAEKVGSDTLLARIVDMVSEAQRSRAPIQKLADIVAAYFVPAVMLIASITLLAWWFWGPEPRLAHAVVNAVAVLIIACPCALGLATPMSIMVGTGRGAQNGVLIKNAEMLEIMEKVDTLVVDKTGTLTEGKPRLLSTLPAENFTADIILRYAASLEQGSEHPLAAAIVKGAKEKNIALLPVENFEAVSGKGVIGQIDEHRVVLGNERLLSEENVDISELSPQIEMLQRQGQTVMFIAVDGQAAGIIGVADPIKASSREALADLHRSGVSVVMLTGDNRVTASAVAGELGIDQVEAEVLPQQKAEVVKRLQNDGHIVAMAGDGINDAPALAQAHVGIAMGSGTDVAMESAGVTLVKGDLRGIARSRQLSKATMKNIRQNLFFAFVYNAIGVPVAAGILYPFFGILLSPMIAAAAMSFSSVSVIANALRLRNLSL; translated from the coding sequence ATGACTGAATCCAAAGCTAGCGACGTTCCGACGCCTCCCCCGGCATCAGGCTATTTCACCTGCCCCATGCATCCTGAAATTCGCCGCTCCGAACCCGGCAACTGTCCCAAATGCGGAATGGCATTGGAATCGGTCAATCGAACGGAACAGTCATCACAACGAAAATATGTCTGTCCGATGCATCCCGAGATCGTGCGCGACGCGCCCGGCAACTGCCCCAAGTGCGGCATGGCTTTAGAGCCGCAGCAAGTTTCCTCCGAGGAGACGGAAAACGGCGAATTAAGCGACATGAAAAGACGGTTTTGGCTATGCTTGGTTCTGACTTTTCCCGTCTTCGTGATCGCCATGGGCCATGGACTAGTCGAAACTTGGCTGTCGCCCTGGTTTTCCACGCAGGATATCCGTGTGCTGGAATTCGCCTTGGCGACACCGGTGGTGCTATGGGGCGGCTGGCCATTTTTTCAACGCGGTTGGCAATCGTTGCGCCATCTCAACCTTAACATGTTCACGTTGATTGCCATGGGCATCGGAGTCGCCTGGATTTATAGTGTCACCGCCACTTTTTTTGCCGACCTCTTTCCACCGACGGTGCGCAATGCGGACGGCACGGTCGATGTTTATTACGAGGCGGCAGCCGTCATCACTACATTAGTGTTATTGGGCCAGGTTCTCGAATTGAAAGCGCGCAGCCAAACCAGCCAGGCCATCAAGATGCTGCTGCAACTGGCGCCGAAAACGGCGCGACGGGTCAGCGACGGGAAAGAAGAAGATATTCCCCTGGAGCAGGTTCAAGTCGGAGATATTCTGCGTATCAGGCCGGGCGAAAAAATTCCGGTGGATGGCGTGGTGCAAGAGGGGCACAGCAGCGTCGACGAAGCCATGATTACCGGCGAGCCGATACCGGTGGAAAAAGCCAGCGGCGACAAATTGATCGGCGCAACCATCAACGATAGCGGATCACTGTTGATGCGCGCCGAGAAAGTCGGCAGTGACACGCTGCTAGCCAGAATCGTCGATATGGTCAGCGAAGCACAGCGCAGCCGGGCCCCTATCCAAAAACTGGCCGACATCGTCGCCGCCTACTTCGTGCCTGCCGTCATGCTCATTGCCTCGATCACCTTGCTTGCCTGGTGGTTTTGGGGCCCGGAGCCGCGTCTGGCCCATGCCGTCGTCAATGCCGTCGCCGTGCTGATCATCGCCTGCCCTTGCGCCCTGGGGCTCGCCACGCCGATGTCGATCATGGTCGGCACCGGCCGGGGCGCGCAAAATGGTGTCTTGATCAAGAATGCCGAGATGCTGGAGATCATGGAAAAAGTCGACACCCTCGTCGTCGATAAGACCGGCACCTTGACGGAAGGCAAACCCAGACTACTCTCGACCCTTCCTGCGGAAAATTTCACTGCGGACATCATTTTGCGCTATGCCGCGAGCCTGGAACAAGGCAGCGAACACCCACTGGCCGCGGCTATCGTCAAGGGTGCTAAAGAGAAAAACATAGCCTTGCTGCCGGTGGAAAACTTCGAAGCCGTTAGCGGCAAAGGCGTGATCGGACAAATCGACGAACACCGCGTCGTGCTGGGTAACGAGCGCTTGCTATCAGAAGAAAATGTCGACATCTCGGAATTGAGCCCGCAAATAGAGATGCTGCAACGCCAAGGACAAACGGTGATGTTCATCGCCGTGGATGGGCAAGCCGCAGGCATCATCGGCGTGGCCGACCCGATCAAAGCCTCCTCCCGCGAAGCCCTCGCCGATTTGCATCGATCGGGCGTCAGCGTGGTCATGTTGACCGGAGACAATCGAGTCACCGCCAGCGCCGTCGCGGGCGAATTAGGCATCGACCAGGTCGAAGCAGAAGTATTGCCGCAGCAAAAAGCGGAGGTGGTCAAGCGCTTACAAAACGATGGCCATATCGTCGCCATGGCGGGAGACGGCATCAACGACGCCCCTGCCCTGGCCCAGGCCCATGTCGGCATCGCCATGGGCAGCGGCACCGACGTGGCGATGGAAAGCGCCGGTGTCACGCTGGTTAAGGGCGACCTGCGGGGAATCGCCCGCTCCCGGCAATTAAGCAAGGCAACGATGAAGAACATCCGGCAAAATCTATTTTTTGCCTTTGTTTATAATGCGATCGGCGTTCCGGTCGCGGCTGGTATTCTATACCCGTTTTTCGGCATCCTATTGTCGCCGATGATTGCCGCGGCAGCGATGAGCTTTAGCTCAGTGTCGGTCATAGCCAATGCATTGAGATTACGCAACCTATCGCTCTAA